GTCATGTATATTCTGGGATCACAAGAAACGTACCAGGGAGGAGTGGGCAACTTTAAGCTAGAGGGCAGTTCTCACTTGTTAAGCTATCACATTCTCCTAAGAACTGTATAAGGCTGACCGATCGGGAGCTCAGATGCTTCAAATATATGAACAAAACCAATGAGACATGTTTTCTAAAAACGGTAGGCTTTTTTATTCAGTTAAGAGGTAGACAGATGAACATGGAAGGCTGGCCCATTTAACTCACCCAAAGTTCATATTCCACTGCATTCATCCATCCCACACTGCCAGAAATCTTAAAGAAATAACCAAGACTGCCAGAAGGatttttcttcctacttcttcTTAGCAATAAGAGTCAGTGAACTGCTTTGCAAAGAAGTTACTACTAACTTAAATTTTCACCGTGTCCAAAGAACCTTGTCCTTATAAGAAGTTCACGTATGCCAATAGAACCTGCCAGTACCGGCAGGAGGGCAGGGTACAAATGACTATTTTCCTAAGAGACTACAAAGGAAGCTTCGGTTACGGTGTTTGCTGTTAAGTAAGTCCCTGTGCGTGTTAGGGCAGAAGCTGGTGAAACCAACAAAGCAGAGCACACTCTGTCAAAAGGCTCTGAATGGTTGTtttaaaacgaaacaaaacaaacaaacaaaaaaatcacaagttatCTTCAGAGACAACATTAAAACATAATGGAATTGAAGCCTGATACAAAAAGTAGAGAAATATATACAGGAATTCACagcccagaaggaaaaggaaccTCAACAGGAACCAGTGGAAACCTGGCTACTTTACATAGCTAATTTTGAGACAAGTCATATTTAGCACAAAAGCAATTATAGCACAAGTAATGCTTCCCTCCCACAGCTCCCAAACTTTAAAGAGACTCCTGTCAGTCTTCTATAACACTGTAATCATTCTGCAAAGGAACAGGAATGTGTAAGGTGGTCCCAAGCACTGACCCGAATTTCCATCTCAAACAGCTTCACACTCTGAGGATGACATACTTGAAGACTGCCATGATAGCAGCACTGATAATGCCAGAAATGGGGACTGTGACAAACCAGGCCATAAAAATGTTGCGGAAGAGCCGCCAGTCAACAGCCTTTTTGGATCGGAGCCAGCCGACGGACACAACAGAGCCCACCTATGGGAGAAGACGATCAAGGAAACTGGTTACTGAAGTGCCGATGGCATTTCGTTAAATAGACCCGTGACTTTATGTAGGTAAGGAGCCCCAGACTGCTGGACCGATCCATGAAAGCTAGTTTGTAACAAGGTGAAGGCACTATAAAATCCAATCACGGAATCTGTGCTAACTGGggtaaaagagggaaagaaaactcCCTTTTCCCTTCTGAGCTGCTGGAATTTAATCAactacattaataataataaaaactgccTTAATAATAGATTCCTTTAAGTTTTAGGTTTCCCAAAGATTCTAGAGGGAGGCTGCTATTAGACCTAATAGCCAATCACCCGTAGATCTCtctggaagagaaagaatgaCTCAAAGGCTCCATGATGAACCAATTTTAACTCCCTTAAGGAAGCtagtttcttcctttccctgtaGTTATCCTATGGTTTTTAGACGGTCATCAAGCAACCTTAGGATTCAATAAGTTTCTCGGGACTTCAAACCTGAGATGCTCTGAATATATGCTTGCTTCCAATAAACTGCCCTTCAACGGTCCAACAAGTCTCACAGACTTGCTACCTCTCTAAAAAGGGGCTTCTGGACCGTTTGGGGAGAAAATATCCTATCTGCTTAAATAAAAGTAACAGACACAAGAAACTGCACAATGTGTATTTACATTCTTAGAGTCAACTTGTCCTAAACTTGTGAACTCTTCAAGACTCCCACGGTATAACACCAaattatcaaaggaaaaaaaacaaacagaacaaaaaaataccCCTCAACATATCTACTAAAACCACTCAAAAGACACAGTACCTCTACATTACACTTACTTTACAATGTGTTGTACTGATGGGAAGGCCAATATTCGACGCAATTACTACAGTGAGGGCAGATGCCAGTTCAATACTGAAGCCGCTGTGGACACAAATAGATCACTTGTCAAGAATGGAACTTAAATTTCGGTAAGTTAGCACTACCCCAAAAGTTCACGCAATCTTGCTGTGCTCTACCCAGTGACAAAAACTCCACCCACATCTTTAGTTTGCTCTAACTCCTGAAATCTGCTTTAAATCAGGCCATGagattcctcttctcttttccagcGTTTGAGGTTTTAAGGTTTTCTGGAAGCCCATTCTTAAAGCTTGCACTTTTACTCTGAATTTAGTAAACACCAGTGTTGGCTCCGTAAAGAGAGATAAAAGCCAAATGCACGTAGCTAGTAAGTCTCAGAACACACATCTTTCTCAGAAGTTATTTTGTTAAAAAGAGCCCACTGGAGTTGAATAGATAAATTATGTTTAAGGGCCAGACGATAAGGAAAATCTAAAAAGTTCACACCAAAGAGAGAGTAACATCGGGAACTTATACAAACTTGGTCACTTTATGTAGTAGCACTGTACAGTATTACGTATCTTAAGAAAATCAGCATTAACAACCTAATAAGACCTGCTTTGCCAACTTACCTAGAGGGTGTGATTGGTGTCAGATCTTTCCCCATGGTCTGGATAACTCTCCTTCCCCAAACCCATAGACCGATACAGATACCAACACCACCATAGAGCAGAAGCCATATTGGGGTTGCTACTTTTGAGGAAACATCTCCCGTGTCATAAACCAGATATAAAGCAACCAGAGGACCGATGgcattgctgaaagaaaaaaagagggcagGGATGATTTTTCAGGCAAAACTAAAACTTGGCATGAATCTATTTGTTAACTGATTTACTAAGTTTTCTAAAGCAAAGCTTCCATTAGAAACTGGTCTttctttcaaaggaaataaatggaacCCCAACAtacacaacagaagaaaatgagagcTCTTCTCAGAGGGGAAACACCACGCATCTGGTGGCCTGTTTTCCTGCAGGCCCAACTAAAGCAAATTTGGGGTTCCAATGAACAGGTGACAAACCCCAGAACTAGGATTAACCACCTACAAATTCATTCTAGGGGGCAGTGATTCTATCAAAGAACTGGCTCCCATCTCGATAAAAGGCTTCTCTGTGAAAGATATATGTGTTTATCACCTACAGAAGCAAACATATTCTTTGTAATctctctgaggaaaaaaatctgtcttcctgttttttttttttacgtcaGTTAATTGCTATCTCCTCACCCTTTCTACATTATTCAGTGTCCCACGGGTGGTATAAGTACCAAGGCCACAAGCAGAGCCTCATAAAAGGATTAGGCGGTATAAAAATAGCACGAGCAATGCCAAGAATCGTAATCGACTGACCTGACGTCATTGCCACCATGGGCGAATGACCCAAAGCAGGCCGTGAGGATCTGCAGGAACTGGAAGAGGAGAGACACTTCTGGTTTGTCCTGGTCACACCATTCTTCTAGAGAGCTGGTGCTTCCTTTTCTGTCGCCCAGACCCATCTCGGCCTTGACACTCATGTCGATCTCGGACGCCGAGTGAATGTCAGACACGGCGTTGCAGTAACTGGTGTAACTGTCCATTCGAATTCGCTTCTTGCTGTCTCCGTTAGGCCACGTCAGCTTCTCCATCTCTTCACCCTTCTGTTCACCTTCTTTGGCACGGAATGAATCCAGGGGCATGCCACAGATCGCCATGGTATAGGAAGTGTAGCTATTATTGCGCCTCAAGGGTTTGTCGCCAGAGTCTCCCATGCAGTCGCCCACCTTGGCAAGATGTAACTTATGGAGCAGCTCTTTGTACAAGCCGGAATCTTTATGCACGGTGTGATACTGATAGTGGCCGCTGGAGTTTATCTGGTTACTGACAGCTTGATTGAACTGAACTAGGTTCCCATTAGGCAACTGCACTGCACCTGGCCAAGAACAAAAGGTTACACTCAATGCCAAGAGCATCAAGTCCAAACACAGAGCTTCACAGCAGTACTGCTAACAAAGGGAAACTCGCCTTTACCCACCCGAGGAAGAGTCCACTCACCGTTCATGGTGCCATCTATGCTGGTTTCCTCTTTCAGGTCCACGCTGGGAAGCCTCTCTCGCTCTGGAGCTTCCTCCAAGTCTCCAAGTTTGAACGAGACCGTTCTCTCCTCCACTGCAGCCCGGAGGGGCCCAGTAGCTGGCCCTACCTCTGAAACGGGATTCCTGGTTTCAGTATCACTGAGAGCCAACTTTGTTTCTTCATGGTCTTCTTTCaagctattattctttttttccattaaggGGCTTTCAGATGGACTAGACTTGATTTCTCCTAGAAAAGAAggatgtttttgtttggttttgaccAAACTAACTTGctccacatttcccctttccctcacctcaaaaaaaaaaaaaaaatcctcgaAATAAGACCACACGTAAACTTCAGTGAAAATTCAGGATAATTTTCCCGTCTGCTTTATTTGCCGTATCGCTTAACCTCGCACTTGGGAAGAAACCAGCGATACAAATGCAGAACACCCTATTACTAGGGgttgcaaagtttttttttagtGAAGGGCCAGACGGTAAAATCTTTTAGGCTCTGTGGACTCTGCTATAAATTCTTGTTCTTTATAGAACCCTTCACAGATGTAGAAACGATTCTGAGCTTCCTGCTGACCCCTTCTGAGGGGAAAAGTAGCTCAAGCACGGGGCTGACAGATAACTGAAAATTCTGACTGCATCTAGCGCACgtcctttttaaaaactggccCCAAATTTCAGTCTGTGAGTTCAAGCAAAATGACACAGCTCAACGCAGGCAACTAAAGGTGACTTGAATTTCCACCTCTAGAAAACAAAGACATGTGCCTTATGGTTCAAGGTTCCACGACCAGGTAGGAATGCTTTCTGCCTTTGTACCGATGCCCAGTCTGTTTCCGTGTTCATTCAGGCATCCCAGTCAAGCTACAAACCAGGATATAGAACATTAGCAAGACCTGTCTCATCTTCTCCCAGACTGAGGGAGAATCAAGGTCATGAAGTCCTGAAGGCCGCCAGACTAGCGCAGAGCCTCTCGGAGGCTCCTGAGCGCAGCTGCATGACGCAGCACTCTTCTGGTGCCACTGCAGGCTGTGCAGCCCTCTGCTTCTTCAAAGAACTAACTTAAATCACTACCCGAGCATTTGCagatgaaaagaacagaaaaagaccATTTCAAGAGAGTTCAAGTGGTCAGGAAAGGAATACAAGGTTTAATTAAGACCTATACTAACGAAAATGTTATGCCATATTTGATGATACTGAAATACTACCTACAGTAATGGTCTAAGTGATCCCTTTGTGACACTTGAAAATGTCTACCTCTGGAATCTGTGCTCCAATTCTGAGAATTAACCAAATCTAAAGTCAGACGATATATTAACATAGCTCTGAATATCTGTATCTGAAGGCATTAGTTTTGGTAAATGTTTCCTGTGAAAATATTTCATAcctaccttttatttttcattaaggtATCCTCATCCTCCCCAATTAATGTAGACTACAACTTCTCTGTATTTATCTAGCATGTCACTGGCAAGTGATCAAGgtacagtaaaaaaagaaaaaacagattaaGTGCCTAGCTTGTCTGGCGGCCCAAAGAAGGTCAAATATGCCTTATGACTAGGTCTCAGGTCATTTTAACTCAGTCAGAACATAGTTTGGACAATAAACCTATATCCGcaaatttccatgtaaattttctGACTTTACCAGTCAATCTAAGCAGCGGATTTTTACAGATGGCTAAACACAAAGAAGCAAGCACAACACTACTAGTTAAAATTTTCTGCTACAACTTGTTACTTACGTTcaatttttctcttcatcctgGGACATACAAAGAACCAGACGATAAGGGCACAGAAAACTGCACATCCCACCGAGATGAGGATGGTACCCCACAGAGGAAGTTTGTCAAAGCCCAGCACTAGGAGATAAAATGGTGCATCTTGAAAACCCCAGGGCAACTGCCCCCCTGTA
The sequence above is a segment of the Physeter macrocephalus isolate SW-GA chromosome 12, ASM283717v5, whole genome shotgun sequence genome. Coding sequences within it:
- the SLC20A1 gene encoding sodium-dependent phosphate transporter 1 isoform X2, whose product is MASTMATLIATTIAATAASGPLVDYLWMLILGFIIAFVLAFSVGANDVANSFGTAVGSGVVTLKQACILASIFETVGSVLLGAKVSETIRKGLIDVEMYNSTQELLMAGSVSAMFGSAVWQLVASFLKLPISGTHCIVGATIGFSLVAKGQEGVKWSELIKIVMSWFVSPLLSGIMSGILFFLVRAFILRKADPVPNGLRALPVFYACTIGINLFSIMYTGAPLLGFDKLPLWGTILISVGCAVFCALIVWFFVCPRMKRKIEQVGPATGPLRAAVEERTVSFKLGDLEEAPERERLPSVDLKEETSIDGTMNGAVQLPNGNLVQFNQAVSNQINSSGHYQYHTVHKDSGLYKELLHKLHLAKVGDCMGDSGDKPLRRNNSYTSYTMAICGMPLDSFRAKEGEQKGEEMEKLTWPNGDSKKRIRMDSYTSYCNAVSDIHSASEIDMSVKAEMGLGDRKGSTSSLEEWCDQDKPEVSLLFQFLQILTACFGSFAHGGNDVSNAIGPLVALYLVYDTGDVSSKVATPIWLLLYGGVGICIGLWVWGRRVIQTMGKDLTPITPSSGFSIELASALTVVIASNIGLPISTTHCKVGSVVSVGWLRSKKAVDWRLFRNIFMAWFVTVPISGIISAAIMAVFKYVILRV
- the SLC20A1 gene encoding sodium-dependent phosphate transporter 1 isoform X1, with the protein product MASTMATLIATTIAATAASGPLVDYLWMLILGFIIAFVLAFSVGANDVANSFGTAVGSGVVTLKQACILASIFETVGSVLLGAKVSETIRKGLIDVEMYNSTQELLMAGSVSAMFGSAVWQLVASFLKLPISGTHCIVGATIGFSLVAKGQEGVKWSELIKIVMSWFVSPLLSGIMSGILFFLVRAFILRKADPVPNGLRALPVFYACTIGINLFSIMYTGAPLLGFDKLPLWGTILISVGCAVFCALIVWFFVCPRMKRKIEREIKSSPSESPLMEKKNNSLKEDHEETKLALSDTETRNPVSEVGPATGPLRAAVEERTVSFKLGDLEEAPERERLPSVDLKEETSIDGTMNGAVQLPNGNLVQFNQAVSNQINSSGHYQYHTVHKDSGLYKELLHKLHLAKVGDCMGDSGDKPLRRNNSYTSYTMAICGMPLDSFRAKEGEQKGEEMEKLTWPNGDSKKRIRMDSYTSYCNAVSDIHSASEIDMSVKAEMGLGDRKGSTSSLEEWCDQDKPEVSLLFQFLQILTACFGSFAHGGNDVSNAIGPLVALYLVYDTGDVSSKVATPIWLLLYGGVGICIGLWVWGRRVIQTMGKDLTPITPSSGFSIELASALTVVIASNIGLPISTTHCKVGSVVSVGWLRSKKAVDWRLFRNIFMAWFVTVPISGIISAAIMAVFKYVILRV